The genomic DNA AGCACGAGCACCCGCTGGCCGAGGACGAAGGCTTCCTCGATGGAATGCGTCACGAAGAGCAGGGTCCGGGAGCTACCGCTAGCCAGGGCGAGAAACTCCCGGCGGAGAACGGTGGCCGTCACCTCGTCGAGATGGCCGAAGGCCTCGTCGCAGAGGATGAGGTCCGGCTCCATTACCAGCGCCGCGGCGGCCATCATCGTCGATCGTGCTCGCATCGTCCTACCTCCGTGACCGCGCGTCGCGGATCGCGCGCCAGACGCGCTCGGACGTCGCCGGCATCTCGATGTGCTCGACGCCCAGCTCGGCGAGGGCGTCGCAGATCGCGTTCACCACGGCCGCGAGCGCCGGCGTGGTCCCCCCCTCGCCGCCCCCGCGCAAGCCGAGCGGATGCGCGGTCGAGGGGACCTCGCTGATCTCCGTCGTGAACGACGGCAGGACGTCCGCGCGGGGCAGCGCGTAGTCCATCAGCGTCGCCGAGAGAAGCTGGCCGCTCTCGGGGTCGTAGGCGCAGGATTCCCACAGGGCCTGCCCCACGCCCTGCGCGATGCCGCCGTGCGTCTGACCGTGCAGGATCATGGGGTTCACGGCGCGGCCGCAGTCGTCCACGGTCGTGTAGCGCAGCAGCTCGACCGTGCCGGTCTCGGGGTCGACCTCCACCTCGCAGACCGCGCAGCCGTAGGGGAACGAGGGCACGGGGAGCGTCTCGTCGCAGAGCCCGTCGAGCGGCCCGCGGCACTCCGCCGGGGCGTCCGGGCGCGCCCCCGCGGCGGCGGCCTCGAAGAGATCGACCGAGCGGTCCGTGCCCTTGACGACGAAGCGGCGGGCGGCGAACTCGATGTCGGCGGCGGCGGCTTCGAGCAGCCACGCCGCGATCCGCCGGCCCTTGGCGACGATCTCGTCCGACGCCTTCGCCATCACGATGGCGGCCAGCCGCAGGGCGCGCGCGGAATGGGCCCCGCCACCGGTGACGGTCACGTCGGTGTCGCCGGTGATCAGCCGCACCTGGGACAGCTCCACCCCCAGCCACTCGACCAGCAGCTGCGCGAAGCTCGTCGCATGGCCCTGGCCGGACGACAGCGTGCCCAGCACGAGCTCGACGCGTCCCTCGGGATGGACCGTGATGTGCGCGCGCTCGCGCGGGTCCCCGGTGTTCAGCTCGATGTAGTTCGCCACGCCGATCCCCCGGTAGCGGCCGCGCCGGCGGGCCTCGGCGCGCCGGGCCTCGAACCCCGCCCAGTCCGCCAGCGCCACCGCCCGGTCGAACGCGGCCTGATAGTCGCCGCTGTCGTAGCGCACGCCGACGGCGCTGCAGTACGGCATCGCGCTGGCCGGCACGAGGTTGCGCCGGCGCAGATCCAGGCGGTCGAAGCCATGCCGGCGCGCGGCGAGGTCGATCAACCGCTCCATGACGAACATGACCTCGGGGCGGCCCGCACTGCGGTAGGGGGTAGTGGGCGACGTGTTGGTGGCGACGGCGCGCCCGCGCACGAGCGCGGCCGGCACGCGGTAGACCGTGGTCGCCAGCGCCATGCCTTTGTTGAGGGGATGGAACGACACCGCGTGGGCGCCGACGTTGCTGGTGTTGACAGCCCGAAAGGCCAGAAAGGCGCCGTCGGCGTCCAGCGCCAGCTCGGCGTGCGACACGAGATCGCGCCCCTGGTAGTCGGCGAGGAACGCCTCTCGCCGGTCGGCCGTCCACTTCACGGGGCGACCGAGCCGCCGCGCCGCCCAGGCGACCAGCACGAACTCGGGGT from Candidatus Methylomirabilota bacterium includes the following:
- a CDS encoding xanthine dehydrogenase family protein molybdopterin-binding subunit, with the protein product MSFLQSRTRSAREGFGQPVLRKEDARLLVGGGCYSDDVNLPGQAYACFVRSPHAHARLEHIETTAALGTPGVIAVLTGADAAKDGVGPITHSPVPANPHEAMVRPGDVRFVPPHPPMPADRVRFVGEVVAMVIGATPAAARDGAERVVVAWTPLPASTTSTTAAAAGAPILYEGATSNVCVETEVGDAAAVERAFARAAHVVRLETWVHRITGVPMEPRAAVGAWDAATGRYTVHAGAGGLGRTRTGVAGALGVPDGTVRVMARDVGGNFGTRNSCYPEFVLVAWAARRLGRPVKWTADRREAFLADYQGRDLVSHAELALDADGAFLAFRAVNTSNVGAHAVSFHPLNKGMALATTVYRVPAALVRGRAVATNTSPTTPYRSAGRPEVMFVMERLIDLAARRHGFDRLDLRRRNLVPASAMPYCSAVGVRYDSGDYQAAFDRAVALADWAGFEARRAEARRRGRYRGIGVANYIELNTGDPRERAHITVHPEGRVELVLGTLSSGQGHATSFAQLLVEWLGVELSQVRLITGDTDVTVTGGGAHSARALRLAAIVMAKASDEIVAKGRRIAAWLLEAAAADIEFAARRFVVKGTDRSVDLFEAAAAGARPDAPAECRGPLDGLCDETLPVPSFPYGCAVCEVEVDPETGTVELLRYTTVDDCGRAVNPMILHGQTHGGIAQGVGQALWESCAYDPESGQLLSATLMDYALPRADVLPSFTTEISEVPSTAHPLGLRGGGEGGTTPALAAVVNAICDALAELGVEHIEMPATSERVWRAIRDARSRR